The following coding sequences are from one Bacteroidales bacterium WCE2008 window:
- a CDS encoding (E)-4-hydroxy-3-methylbut-2-enyl-diphosphate synthase, which yields METLTAKVGNVLIGSGNRIVPQTMCNTHTSDVEGTVAQCVRMHEAGAGLIRITCPGMGDVKYMKEIREKLRAMGIDTPLVADIHFSSETAIAVAPYVEKVRINPGNFNRDHEEACRQFSRLVKVCKEHGTAIRIGLNHGSLGDRITNLYGNTPNAMAKAAMEWLELCIAEDFLNVVVSLKSSNTIVMVEAYRLLAEAMQKRGVVFPVHVGVTEAGNGDSGRIKSCVGISALLSEGIGNTIRVSLTEDPVNEIPVARYLADRYDGLIGSSMASVRISGRKAEATYDSPSRERLVLDVACDFGKRLLDKEIDELSIDGTYRDEDGKEVSIAGSGLAEYLVDELLQATRRRFYKPEYIACPGCGRTMYDLQDAFEAVKARTGHLKDVVIAVMGCIVNGPGEMADADWGYVGEGNHKVSIYHGKEPVLRHVPDMEAVDKLVELIEADSASKK from the coding sequence ATGGAAACTCTGACGGCTAAAGTAGGGAATGTACTTATAGGGAGCGGAAACAGAATCGTCCCCCAGACAATGTGCAACACCCATACATCGGATGTTGAAGGCACCGTTGCCCAGTGCGTGAGAATGCATGAGGCCGGAGCCGGACTAATAAGAATAACCTGCCCCGGGATGGGCGACGTCAAATATATGAAGGAAATCAGGGAGAAGCTGCGCGCAATGGGCATCGACACTCCCCTGGTGGCCGATATCCATTTCTCTTCGGAGACCGCGATTGCCGTGGCCCCTTATGTGGAGAAAGTCAGGATCAACCCGGGCAACTTCAACAGAGACCATGAGGAGGCCTGCCGACAATTCTCAAGGCTGGTCAAAGTCTGCAAGGAACATGGCACCGCAATCAGGATCGGCCTCAATCATGGTTCGCTCGGAGACAGGATCACCAATCTCTACGGCAATACCCCTAATGCGATGGCCAAAGCCGCCATGGAGTGGCTGGAACTGTGTATCGCAGAGGATTTCCTGAATGTCGTTGTATCCCTCAAGTCCAGCAATACCATCGTAATGGTGGAAGCCTACAGACTCCTTGCCGAGGCTATGCAGAAGAGAGGAGTAGTCTTCCCTGTCCATGTTGGCGTAACCGAAGCCGGAAACGGTGACTCAGGCAGAATAAAGTCATGCGTGGGCATTTCCGCCCTTCTTTCTGAAGGAATAGGAAATACCATAAGGGTGTCGCTTACGGAAGATCCGGTAAATGAGATTCCGGTCGCCAGATATCTTGCAGACCGTTATGACGGTCTCATCGGCTCGTCCATGGCTTCTGTCAGGATCTCCGGACGCAAGGCCGAAGCTACATACGACTCCCCTTCCAGAGAAAGACTGGTTCTGGACGTGGCCTGCGATTTCGGGAAAAGACTTCTTGACAAGGAAATCGACGAACTGTCGATTGACGGTACATATAGGGACGAAGACGGCAAGGAAGTGTCAATTGCCGGATCGGGACTCGCCGAATATCTTGTAGATGAACTCCTTCAGGCGACAAGGCGCCGTTTCTATAAACCGGAATATATCGCCTGCCCTGGCTGCGGCAGGACAATGTATGACCTGCAAGACGCATTCGAGGCTGTTAAGGCTCGCACAGGCCACCTCAAGGACGTGGTGATCGCCGTGATGGGCTGTATAGTGAACGGCCCGGGAGAGATGGCAGACGCTGACTGGGGATATGTCGGAGAAGGCAACCATAAGGTCTCCATATATCACGGAAAAGAGCCTGTCCTTCGCCACGTACCGGATATGGAGGCTGTAGACAAGCTCGTAGAACTGATAGAAGCTGATTCAGCTTCCAAGAAATAA
- a CDS encoding phosphatidylserine decarboxylase, whose amino-acid sequence MRFVIQKDCYGTILKAWLVAISCIALLLWLLDPGIIRTVLIVLLVVFMGFVTWFHRVPERKALGTGNLVTSVADGKVVVVEKVFEKEYLKKECIQVSVYMNFFDVHVNYWPIDGKVTYYKYHPGKYLLAFHPKASELNEHSSTALSNGKDEILFKQIAGTFARRIVCYSKEGNEVKAGDQCGVIKFGSRIDMYLPLDADIKVKLGDLTVASETVIAELK is encoded by the coding sequence ATGCGATTTGTTATCCAGAAAGACTGCTACGGTACCATTCTTAAGGCGTGGCTCGTCGCAATCTCCTGCATAGCCTTGTTATTGTGGCTTCTGGATCCCGGCATCATCAGGACTGTTCTGATTGTCCTGCTCGTTGTTTTCATGGGATTCGTTACCTGGTTCCACCGCGTTCCTGAGAGGAAGGCTCTCGGTACTGGCAATCTTGTAACATCAGTGGCTGATGGAAAGGTTGTTGTAGTTGAAAAGGTTTTCGAGAAAGAGTATCTCAAGAAGGAGTGTATCCAGGTCTCGGTTTATATGAACTTCTTCGATGTGCATGTAAACTATTGGCCTATAGATGGAAAGGTTACTTATTACAAGTACCATCCGGGCAAATATCTACTTGCTTTCCATCCTAAGGCTTCCGAGCTTAACGAGCATTCATCGACCGCGCTCAGCAACGGTAAGGACGAAATCCTCTTCAAGCAGATTGCCGGCACTTTCGCCCGCAGGATCGTCTGCTATTCAAAAGAAGGAAATGAGGTCAAGGCCGGGGACCAGTGCGGTGTCATCAAGTTCGGTTCCCGTATCGACATGTATCTTCCGCTTGATGCGGACATAAAAGTCAAGCTTGGCGACCTTACTGTCGCAAGCGAGACAGTGATTGCCGAGCTTAAATAG
- a CDS encoding phosphatidate cytidylyltransferase, giving the protein MKNPLIRSISGIVFIVLMILGLTVDKFLFAALFLFIMCMMLSEFYHITMGDKYKVSRGLAIGAGAILFILLFLVSAYGIPGRYVALALVPVLIVMSNSLYAKDKSGFDLFSHIYTGLLYIAVPLGLSNLIAFDHGVFDGRLLLCFFIIIWSSDVGAYCAGLTLGKKFPKKLFEEISPKKTWAGFFGGLVCAVIASVILGVVGMFRFPLVHCAVLAVVMHIAGVYGDLFESQWKRCHDIKDSGSVIPGHGGMMDRFDSTLFAFPAGVIYLLVLYLI; this is encoded by the coding sequence ATGAAAAATCCGTTGATTAGGAGTATATCCGGAATAGTTTTCATTGTCCTTATGATTCTTGGACTGACCGTGGACAAATTTCTGTTCGCGGCTCTGTTCCTTTTCATAATGTGCATGATGCTTTCCGAATTCTACCACATTACGATGGGGGATAAGTACAAGGTCTCCCGCGGACTTGCGATAGGAGCAGGCGCAATCCTGTTCATCTTGCTTTTCCTGGTTTCCGCCTATGGAATTCCGGGGCGCTATGTCGCCCTGGCTCTTGTGCCTGTGCTTATAGTGATGTCCAATTCCCTTTATGCCAAGGACAAGTCGGGTTTCGACCTGTTCTCGCATATTTATACCGGGCTTCTCTATATCGCCGTGCCGCTGGGTTTGTCAAATCTGATCGCTTTTGACCATGGGGTGTTCGACGGCAGGTTGCTGCTCTGTTTCTTCATCATCATCTGGTCATCGGACGTCGGCGCTTATTGCGCAGGACTGACTCTCGGCAAGAAATTCCCGAAGAAGCTGTTCGAAGAGATTTCTCCGAAGAAGACATGGGCAGGTTTCTTTGGCGGGCTCGTATGCGCCGTCATCGCTTCGGTCATCCTCGGAGTCGTGGGCATGTTCCGTTTCCCGCTGGTGCATTGCGCCGTGCTTGCGGTGGTCATGCATATAGCAGGAGTCTATGGAGACCTGTTCGAGTCCCAGTGGAAGCGTTGTCATGATATCAAAGATTCGGGTTCGGTGATTCCGGGCCATGGCGGAATGATGGACAGATTCGACAGTACTCTGTTCGCTTTCCCTGCAGGAGTGATTTATCTCCTGGTTTTATACCTGATTTAA
- a CDS encoding cell division protease FtsH, whose translation MPENNNNPRRRIVKFNFSFSWFYLLLIFGIGYMLMNQKQANPQKLEWAEVESIIRDGDVKEINFVRNDYRGTVTVRPDRIAKYADKWGGQVPAKSPHFTFMVSSKFDPETVFGQLNSELPADNQFKVIMENDSQMWSHVLEWLLFPLILVLMWVWMFRGMNKGVGGGAGGPGGVFNVGKSTGKLADKNKVNVTFHDVAGLYGAKEEVMEIVDFLRNPQKYTALGGKIPKGALLVGPPGTGKTLLAKAVAGEANVPFFSISGSDFVEMFVGVGASRVRDLFRQAKEKAPCIVFIDEIDAVGRARGKNVGYSSNDERENTLNQLLTEMDGFDTNSGVIILAATNRADILDKALMRAGRFDRQIHVDLPEVKERIEIFNVHLRGLKVASDFDVETMAKHTPGFSGADIANVCNEAALTAARRNKEAIDNQDFMDAVDRIIGGLERKSATVMSPKEKRTTAYHEAGHAVVGWLLPNADPVLKVSIIPRGQALGLTWSLPEDRKISSKSYMLDEMCTLIGGRAAEEIINGEPASGALSDLERLTNIAYAMVQYYGMSDKVGTLSFYDSTGARGYNLTKPYSEKTAEVMDKEVKDLVEEVHQKTLKLLRDNMEGFTKVAELLLEKEVIMADDLEAILGPKVKPEGDEKSVD comes from the coding sequence ATGCCTGAAAACAACAATAATCCCAGAAGGAGAATCGTGAAATTCAATTTCAGTTTCTCCTGGTTCTATCTTCTGCTTATCTTCGGCATAGGATATATGCTGATGAACCAGAAGCAGGCCAATCCTCAGAAACTGGAGTGGGCGGAGGTAGAATCGATAATCCGAGACGGTGACGTCAAGGAAATCAACTTCGTCAGGAACGACTATCGCGGTACCGTGACTGTCCGTCCGGACCGTATAGCCAAGTATGCTGACAAGTGGGGAGGTCAGGTTCCTGCGAAATCTCCTCATTTTACATTCATGGTTTCCAGCAAGTTCGATCCGGAGACTGTCTTCGGACAGCTCAACAGCGAACTTCCTGCCGACAACCAGTTCAAGGTCATAATGGAGAACGACAGCCAGATGTGGAGCCATGTGCTCGAGTGGCTGTTATTCCCTCTGATTCTTGTACTTATGTGGGTATGGATGTTCAGAGGCATGAATAAAGGCGTCGGAGGCGGCGCAGGCGGTCCCGGCGGAGTATTCAATGTCGGGAAATCCACCGGAAAGCTCGCCGACAAGAACAAGGTGAACGTTACTTTCCACGATGTTGCCGGTCTGTATGGCGCCAAGGAAGAGGTGATGGAGATCGTGGATTTCCTCCGCAATCCCCAGAAATATACCGCCCTTGGAGGAAAGATTCCTAAGGGAGCCCTTCTCGTAGGCCCTCCGGGAACTGGAAAGACCCTTCTTGCCAAGGCTGTGGCCGGCGAGGCCAATGTACCTTTCTTCTCTATCTCAGGATCTGATTTCGTGGAGATGTTCGTAGGTGTCGGAGCTTCCCGTGTCCGCGACCTCTTCCGCCAGGCCAAGGAGAAGGCCCCATGCATAGTGTTCATCGATGAGATCGATGCCGTGGGCCGTGCCAGGGGAAAGAATGTAGGCTACTCTTCCAATGACGAGAGAGAAAATACTCTGAACCAGCTCCTTACGGAGATGGATGGATTCGATACCAACAGCGGTGTGATCATCCTTGCGGCGACCAACCGTGCCGATATTCTCGACAAGGCGCTTATGCGTGCCGGCCGTTTCGACCGCCAGATCCATGTGGACCTGCCTGAGGTCAAGGAGAGGATCGAGATTTTCAATGTGCATCTGCGCGGACTCAAGGTCGCCAGCGATTTCGATGTCGAGACTATGGCCAAGCACACTCCGGGCTTCTCCGGAGCCGATATTGCCAATGTCTGCAACGAGGCTGCCCTTACCGCCGCCCGCAGGAACAAGGAGGCTATCGACAATCAGGATTTCATGGATGCCGTAGACCGTATAATCGGAGGTCTGGAGCGTAAGAGCGCCACAGTCATGTCTCCTAAGGAGAAGAGGACTACCGCTTACCATGAGGCCGGCCATGCCGTAGTAGGCTGGCTGCTGCCGAATGCCGACCCTGTCCTCAAGGTCAGCATCATACCTCGCGGCCAGGCTCTCGGTCTTACCTGGAGTCTGCCTGAAGACAGGAAGATCTCATCAAAATCATATATGCTTGACGAGATGTGTACTCTTATCGGAGGTCGTGCCGCCGAGGAAATAATCAACGGCGAGCCTGCTTCCGGCGCTCTCAGCGATCTCGAGAGACTTACCAATATCGCCTATGCCATGGTCCAGTATTATGGTATGAGCGACAAGGTCGGTACTCTGTCGTTCTATGATTCTACCGGAGCAAGGGGGTATAATCTTACCAAGCCTTATTCGGAGAAGACTGCCGAGGTCATGGACAAGGAAGTCAAGGATCTCGTGGAGGAAGTCCACCAGAAGACACTTAAGCTTCTGAGAGACAATATGGAAGGATTCACGAAGGTTGCCGAGCTGCTTCTCGAGAAGGAAGTCATAATGGCTGACGATCTTGAAGCTATACTTGGACCTAAGGTAAAACCTGAAGGAGATGAAAAATCCGTTGATTAG
- a CDS encoding ribosome silencing factor RsfS/YbeB/iojap translates to MPIMAILYYKDKKVKANMRISPVKTIADAMLEKKGQRVVSLDLRTVESSIADYFIVCNADSTTNVAAIADNVLVKMEEKLGRKVTRMQGLENNFWIILDFSDIVVHIFLTEYREFYRLEDLWADAKRKEYSDEPAPAAAEAAATSRVKPKAASKVRAAARKVAGRKKQNEE, encoded by the coding sequence ATGCCTATTATGGCTATTTTGTATTACAAAGATAAGAAAGTTAAAGCAAATATGAGAATATCACCTGTTAAGACTATCGCAGACGCGATGCTGGAGAAGAAGGGCCAGAGAGTCGTTTCGCTCGACCTCAGGACCGTAGAGTCTTCTATTGCTGATTATTTCATCGTCTGCAACGCAGACTCCACCACAAACGTTGCGGCCATAGCCGATAACGTGCTTGTCAAGATGGAGGAGAAACTCGGGCGCAAAGTGACCCGTATGCAGGGTCTGGAGAACAATTTCTGGATCATACTCGACTTTAGCGACATCGTCGTGCATATTTTCCTTACCGAATACCGTGAGTTCTATCGTCTCGAGGATCTCTGGGCCGACGCTAAGCGTAAGGAATATTCAGACGAACCTGCTCCTGCAGCCGCCGAGGCCGCAGCAACTTCCCGCGTGAAGCCTAAAGCCGCTTCCAAGGTGAGGGCTGCAGCACGCAAGGTTGCCGGAAGAAAGAAACAGAACGAAGAATAA
- a CDS encoding BirA family transcriptional regulator, biotin operon repressor / biotin-[acetyl-CoA-carboxylase] ligase gives MEKNFGIKWLDEIDSTNSEALRHIEELDNLSVIAARNQTAGRGQRGNRWVVEPGANLTFSLVLKFAPGELRVADFFSITEAAAVAMARLPMVDARIKWPNDIYVRDRKLCGMLIENGSAGEWLTYSVVGIGLNVNQTAFDPELTNPTSLKKISGKDYSTDEILGIILTEFGRLLPLLRTEEGRASLHGIYDSDILYRKGIRSRYRDNLRDTEFEGIIKGVARNGRLMIENCTENRSETYAFKELSFFI, from the coding sequence ATGGAAAAAAACTTTGGCATAAAGTGGCTTGACGAGATAGATTCGACCAACAGCGAAGCTCTGAGGCATATCGAGGAGCTTGACAATTTGTCAGTTATAGCCGCCCGAAACCAGACCGCCGGACGCGGCCAGAGAGGCAACAGATGGGTAGTCGAGCCGGGGGCCAACCTGACATTCTCCCTGGTGCTGAAATTCGCCCCTGGCGAGCTGAGAGTCGCCGACTTCTTCTCGATCACCGAAGCCGCCGCCGTAGCCATGGCCCGTCTCCCCATGGTCGATGCCAGGATCAAATGGCCAAACGACATTTATGTCAGGGACAGAAAACTGTGCGGAATGCTGATTGAGAATGGCTCTGCGGGCGAATGGCTGACCTACTCGGTCGTCGGAATCGGTCTGAACGTCAACCAGACGGCCTTCGACCCGGAACTGACCAACCCGACGTCCCTTAAGAAAATCTCCGGCAAGGACTATAGCACCGACGAGATTCTCGGGATCATACTGACGGAGTTCGGCCGTCTTCTGCCTCTTCTACGGACTGAAGAAGGACGCGCCAGCCTCCACGGAATCTACGACTCTGATATTCTCTACCGCAAAGGAATACGGAGCCGCTATCGCGACAACCTGCGCGACACCGAATTCGAGGGCATAATAAAAGGCGTCGCGAGAAACGGACGCCTAATGATCGAGAATTGCACTGAAAACAGGTCAGAGACCTATGCTTTCAAGGAATTGAGCTTCTTCATCTGA
- a CDS encoding ribulose-phosphate 3-epimerase: MRLIAPSLLAADFLHLADDVRFVNENADILHLDVMDGTFVPNISFGFPVIQAVAKEAVKPMDIHLMIVNPDRYLEGFAKTGAEMISFHLEACQDAGLDPRDLLQTLRGYDVKPGLAIDPDVPVEELFPYLEDADFVLIMSVFAGFGGQKFIEETYDRVRKVKAEIDRRKTRCLIEVDGGVGPDNAGKLFDAGAEILVAGSAVFKAKDRKAVVDQMKKLNSLKA, from the coding sequence ATGAGACTGATCGCGCCATCTTTGCTCGCCGCCGATTTCCTGCATCTTGCAGATGACGTGCGCTTTGTCAATGAGAATGCCGACATCCTCCATCTGGATGTGATGGACGGCACATTCGTCCCGAACATATCCTTCGGTTTCCCTGTGATCCAGGCTGTCGCCAAAGAAGCAGTCAAACCTATGGATATCCATCTTATGATAGTCAATCCGGACAGATATCTGGAAGGTTTCGCCAAGACTGGAGCCGAGATGATCAGTTTCCATCTCGAGGCCTGCCAGGATGCCGGTCTGGATCCTCGCGACCTGCTTCAGACGCTGAGGGGATATGATGTGAAGCCGGGGCTCGCAATCGATCCGGACGTCCCTGTAGAAGAGTTGTTTCCATATCTGGAGGATGCTGATTTCGTGTTGATAATGAGCGTGTTCGCCGGATTCGGGGGACAGAAGTTTATCGAAGAGACATACGATCGCGTCCGCAAGGTAAAGGCGGAGATTGACAGACGCAAGACCCGTTGCCTGATAGAGGTCGACGGGGGAGTAGGTCCGGACAATGCCGGAAAGCTTTTCGATGCCGGAGCGGAGATCCTGGTTGCTGGAAGCGCTGTCTTCAAGGCAAAAGACCGCAAGGCTGTCGTGGATCAGATGAAGAAGCTCAATTCCTTGAAAGCATAG
- a CDS encoding dipeptidase D has translation MNSESVLEIFREITKIPRESGHEEQMTAFLQKFAADRELECKTDSTGNVVIAKPASKGKENVPTLVLQGHQDMVCEKNAGCSHDFAKDPISYVIEDGWMIAKDTTLGADDGIGVAACLALLDSDLPMGRIECLFTISEETGMDGAMALEPGFITGKTLINLDSEDEGQLFVGCAGGVNTTATFEYQTEFVSPGSDRLHLRIFGAMGGHSGDDINKERCNTIQQLARFLYSELGSGFQLILFKGGNKHNAIPRECEAIVAVPSSRSEEFSRRFIEFGKALSAEFATSDPGVTVECRRMVMNEKAIDSAVAARLLSSLVAVHHGVLAMSQDIPGLVETSNNLASVRMIEPARIQVLTSQRSSVMSALDFMAEKIEACFKLAGAEVVRTDPYPGWKPNMNSHILKVAFDSYVRMFGVEPEVKAIHAGLECGLFLEKFPDLDMISFGPTLRGVHAPGEKLDLASNEKFVKHLIDVVTNFS, from the coding sequence ATGAATTCAGAATCAGTTCTTGAAATTTTCCGCGAGATTACCAAAATCCCGCGGGAATCCGGTCACGAAGAGCAGATGACCGCATTTCTTCAGAAATTCGCCGCCGACAGAGAGCTTGAGTGCAAGACAGACTCTACCGGCAACGTCGTAATAGCAAAACCAGCATCAAAAGGTAAAGAAAATGTCCCTACGCTTGTGCTTCAGGGGCATCAGGATATGGTCTGCGAGAAAAACGCAGGCTGTTCCCATGATTTCGCCAAGGATCCGATCAGCTATGTCATAGAAGATGGCTGGATGATAGCCAAGGATACCACTCTCGGTGCTGATGACGGTATCGGTGTGGCCGCCTGTCTGGCTCTCCTTGACAGCGATCTTCCCATGGGCCGCATAGAGTGTCTTTTCACTATCTCCGAAGAGACCGGAATGGACGGAGCCATGGCCCTTGAGCCAGGCTTCATTACCGGAAAGACCCTTATCAACCTCGATTCGGAGGACGAAGGCCAGCTTTTCGTAGGCTGCGCCGGCGGAGTCAATACCACCGCGACCTTCGAGTACCAGACTGAATTCGTAAGTCCCGGTTCCGACAGGCTTCATCTGAGGATTTTCGGAGCCATGGGTGGTCATAGCGGCGACGATATCAATAAAGAGCGCTGCAATACCATCCAGCAGCTCGCCCGTTTCCTTTATTCGGAACTCGGTTCCGGTTTCCAGCTCATTCTCTTCAAAGGCGGAAACAAGCATAACGCCATCCCGAGAGAATGCGAGGCCATCGTGGCCGTGCCTTCTTCCAGGAGCGAGGAATTCTCCCGCCGTTTCATCGAGTTCGGCAAGGCTCTGTCAGCAGAGTTTGCCACCAGCGACCCTGGAGTAACTGTCGAGTGCAGGAGGATGGTCATGAACGAGAAAGCCATCGACTCCGCCGTCGCTGCCAGACTTCTCTCGTCCCTGGTCGCCGTCCATCACGGCGTTCTCGCAATGAGCCAGGACATCCCAGGACTTGTCGAGACCTCCAACAACCTCGCTTCCGTGCGTATGATAGAGCCGGCAAGGATCCAGGTGCTTACCAGCCAGAGAAGCTCGGTTATGTCTGCGCTTGATTTCATGGCCGAGAAGATAGAGGCCTGCTTCAAGCTCGCCGGAGCCGAAGTCGTCAGGACCGATCCATACCCTGGATGGAAACCGAACATGAATTCGCATATCCTCAAAGTCGCTTTCGACAGTTACGTCCGTATGTTCGGCGTCGAGCCGGAGGTGAAGGCAATCCATGCCGGACTGGAGTGCGGCCTGTTTCTTGAGAAGTTCCCGGACCTCGACATGATTTCGTTCGGCCCTACCCTCAGGGGCGTCCATGCCCCAGGAGAGAAGCTCGACCTGGCTTCCAATGAGAAATTCGTTAAACATCTTATAGACGTAGTCACTAATTTCAGCTAA
- a CDS encoding chromosomal replication initiator protein: MDRNNTHIDVWNNCLRIIEQIVEPKKFDMWFKPIVPVSFKDQTITIEVPSDFYREYLEDLYLDVLQKTLKRVIGAGAKLVYKTKVVTTQPAMSFPASHGNVPVNKSVSVNTYPTAGNPGPFVFPGLKKIQINPRLNPVYCFDNLVEGECNKMGITAGHSISEAPGNTPFNPLFLFGGPGLGKTHLAQAIGIAIKKKYPDLVVLYVTGNEFKTQYMDAVHIRNKLTDFIAFYMKIDVLIVDDIQDLIGQGSQSAFFNIFNHLHENGKQLIFTSDRAPADLQNFEERLLSRMKWGLSVELQVPTYTTRLEMLKARAFREGVVVSEDVLVYLATRIKSNFRELEGALISIIAYATLIHKEITVELAEQVTGKIVGEEKNDITIDKVQKIVCEYFNITRDTLLSKSRKRNIVQARQIAMYMSRTLINCSLSTIGTELGGKDHATVLHACSTVSDLMSTDKTFRQYVSDIEKMLVPVR; this comes from the coding sequence ATGGACCGAAACAACACACATATTGACGTATGGAATAACTGTCTCAGGATCATCGAACAAATCGTTGAACCTAAGAAGTTCGATATGTGGTTCAAGCCTATCGTTCCGGTATCCTTCAAGGACCAGACGATAACTATAGAAGTTCCGTCCGATTTCTATCGCGAGTATCTTGAAGACCTTTATCTGGATGTTCTCCAGAAGACCCTCAAAAGAGTCATAGGCGCAGGCGCAAAACTCGTTTATAAGACTAAGGTGGTGACCACCCAGCCGGCGATGTCTTTCCCTGCCTCCCACGGTAATGTCCCTGTCAACAAATCGGTAAGCGTCAATACTTATCCGACGGCCGGAAATCCCGGACCTTTTGTATTCCCTGGTCTCAAGAAGATTCAGATCAACCCAAGACTTAATCCTGTCTATTGTTTCGACAACCTCGTGGAGGGCGAATGCAACAAGATGGGCATAACCGCAGGACACAGCATCTCGGAGGCTCCGGGCAACACGCCTTTCAACCCTCTGTTCCTGTTCGGCGGCCCTGGACTCGGCAAGACTCATCTGGCCCAGGCCATCGGTATAGCCATAAAGAAGAAATATCCTGACCTCGTGGTGCTCTATGTCACCGGAAACGAGTTCAAGACCCAGTACATGGATGCTGTCCATATCCGGAACAAACTCACTGACTTCATAGCGTTTTACATGAAGATCGATGTGCTCATAGTCGATGATATCCAGGATCTCATCGGCCAGGGAAGTCAGAGCGCATTCTTCAACATCTTCAACCATCTGCACGAGAACGGCAAGCAGTTGATCTTCACTTCGGACCGCGCTCCTGCAGATCTCCAGAACTTCGAGGAAAGACTTCTCTCCAGGATGAAATGGGGACTTTCCGTAGAGCTCCAGGTGCCTACATATACCACAAGGCTTGAGATGCTCAAGGCAAGGGCTTTCCGTGAGGGAGTAGTGGTAAGTGAAGATGTCCTTGTATATCTGGCCACCCGCATCAAGTCCAATTTCAGGGAGCTTGAGGGAGCGCTGATATCGATAATAGCCTATGCGACCCTTATCCACAAGGAGATCACTGTCGAGCTTGCCGAGCAGGTTACCGGCAAGATAGTAGGGGAGGAAAAGAACGATATCACTATCGACAAGGTGCAGAAGATAGTCTGCGAGTACTTCAACATAACCAGGGACACTCTTCTTTCCAAGTCGAGGAAGCGCAACATCGTGCAGGCCCGTCAGATTGCCATGTACATGAGCCGCACCCTTATCAACTGCTCTCTCTCTACAATAGGCACAGAACTTGGAGGAAAAGATCACGCTACAGTGCTTCATGCATGTTCTACGGTTTCGGACCTGATGTCTACCGACAAGACCTTCAGGCAGTATGTTTCCGATATTGAAAAAATGCTTGTGCCTGTACGTTAA
- a CDS encoding N-acetylmuramoyl-L-alanine amidase, translating into MAFPAVLTAQSDTKLALKTVCIDPGHGGHDAGCVSRDSKKTREKDIALSIALKLRDKIRAAYPGVKVVMTRSDDRFIPLNDRAAIANKNNADLFISIHIDATTNNTANGHSVHVLGQSSNKNRDLFRSNMELTRRENSVILLEDDYTTKYQGFDPSDPESFIFFNLMQNAHLEHSLDFAAEVDKALGTSKIPRSRGVRQNPFLVLWRTTMPAVLVECGFISNAGDLEVFRSDAGKNSIAEGLFKAFVAFKNKYDNSLKSGGAIPVEARREEPKREDIKPAAPEVKPVAVEEEAPVSGVYYGTQILASGRRRPANDSFFKGHKPKIIWTGRLYKYVVGVSDSLSEARKKNDELQKFFPDSFVVKVDGENVEIVK; encoded by the coding sequence ATGGCCTTTCCTGCCGTTCTGACGGCACAATCAGACACTAAGTTAGCACTAAAGACGGTATGTATCGACCCGGGTCACGGCGGTCATGACGCCGGCTGTGTTAGTCGTGACAGCAAGAAGACCAGGGAAAAGGATATCGCTCTGTCGATAGCCCTCAAGCTGAGAGACAAGATCAGGGCGGCATATCCGGGAGTCAAGGTAGTCATGACAAGATCCGACGACAGATTCATCCCTCTTAACGACAGGGCGGCTATCGCCAACAAGAATAACGCCGACCTGTTCATTTCGATCCATATAGACGCGACGACCAACAACACCGCCAACGGTCACTCTGTCCATGTGCTCGGCCAGTCTTCCAACAAGAACAGGGATTTGTTCCGCAGCAATATGGAACTTACCCGCCGAGAGAACTCCGTGATCCTTCTCGAGGATGACTATACCACGAAATACCAGGGTTTCGACCCGTCCGATCCGGAATCATTCATATTTTTCAATTTGATGCAGAATGCCCATCTGGAGCACAGTCTGGACTTTGCCGCCGAGGTCGACAAGGCCCTCGGGACCAGCAAGATCCCGCGCAGCAGGGGAGTACGTCAGAATCCTTTCCTTGTCCTCTGGCGCACCACTATGCCGGCAGTGCTTGTAGAGTGCGGCTTCATATCCAACGCGGGCGATCTTGAAGTATTCAGGAGCGATGCCGGAAAAAACAGTATCGCAGAGGGGTTGTTCAAGGCATTCGTCGCTTTCAAGAACAAATATGACAACAGCCTCAAGTCCGGCGGAGCCATACCGGTCGAAGCCAGGCGCGAAGAACCGAAGCGCGAGGATATAAAGCCGGCTGCGCCTGAGGTTAAGCCCGTTGCCGTAGAGGAAGAGGCGCCTGTTTCCGGAGTGTATTATGGCACCCAGATTCTGGCTTCCGGAAGAAGGCGTCCGGCGAATGACAGTTTCTTCAAAGGTCATAAGCCAAAAATCATCTGGACGGGCAGATTATACAAGTATGTCGTCGGTGTTTCCGACTCTCTTTCCGAGGCCAGAAAAAAGAATGACGAACTTCAGAAATTTTTCCCTGATTCTTTCGTTGTAAAGGTGGATGGGGAAAATGTTGAAATCGTGAAGTAA